One Roseimicrobium gellanilyticum DNA window includes the following coding sequences:
- a CDS encoding heavy metal translocating P-type ATPase has product MTATDSDPSEQFRDAVTWMEGLEAFLQNDDEILAVRLDPSAQTISVATKGTVNAVKLKEKLDTLIRELDEQFLSTRPESAGTSGSALVVERPHGTAAADRRAWTWRQFAWPTVRNAELDQASEWKRLALQAGICLLLLLAGVVLEHQENLMWLAIACYTGSMIAGGINAAMETWSKLRQFRLDIDFLMLAVAIAASSIGAWREGALLLFLFSASGAIEHYVLHRTRREISALTRAAPKVARVMGADGSLQMRPVEALVIGDQLRVLPDELIPVDGTLMSGETAVDESNVTGESVPIEKTSGDTLLGGTLNLWGSIALRVDKVSAESTLQRIIALIEQAEHLRAPSQRFTDKFGTAYTLSAMGLTLAMFFVWSLALGVRPFANEPGVTSAFYRSMTLLVVMSPCALALSIPSAILAAIAWGARHGLLFRGGAAVEKLAEVDTICMDKTGTLTEGAMRVRQVESFPTGHENDVARIAVSLDSHSNHPISRAISEYGRRHGVNPETVTDFQRISGMGLRGKIQDVVYYVGRRELLSQPQFREWLQRVPDTPLAVSEVWVLGQGVVGRILLEDSIREGSRSVLRRLREHGIESMMLTGDRRAAAESVAKELGVTTVRAGLHPGDKVRIIQELTTRGRKVAMVGDGVNDAPSLAAAHVSVAMGARGSDAAMEQSDIVLMNDRIEKLLTALDLSQRARRIIRQNLAISLGAIVLASLASLASLLPLTWGVVAHEGSTLIVCLNSLRLIFYKEASPESRG; this is encoded by the coding sequence ATGACCGCGACAGACTCGGACCCTTCGGAACAGTTCCGTGATGCCGTCACGTGGATGGAAGGGCTTGAAGCCTTTCTTCAGAATGATGATGAGATCCTGGCCGTGCGGCTGGATCCCAGCGCCCAGACGATCTCCGTCGCCACCAAGGGCACGGTGAATGCCGTGAAGCTCAAGGAGAAGCTCGATACCCTGATTCGAGAACTCGATGAGCAATTCCTCTCCACGCGTCCGGAAAGTGCAGGGACAAGTGGTTCTGCGTTGGTGGTGGAACGTCCACATGGAACTGCTGCCGCGGACCGGCGTGCCTGGACGTGGAGGCAGTTTGCGTGGCCCACGGTTCGCAATGCAGAGCTGGACCAAGCGTCCGAGTGGAAACGTTTGGCCTTGCAGGCTGGTATCTGCCTCTTGCTGCTCCTGGCAGGTGTGGTGCTGGAGCATCAGGAAAACCTGATGTGGCTGGCCATCGCCTGCTATACCGGCTCCATGATTGCCGGAGGGATTAATGCCGCGATGGAGACGTGGTCGAAACTGCGGCAATTCCGTCTCGATATCGACTTCCTCATGCTCGCGGTCGCCATCGCGGCTTCATCGATTGGCGCGTGGCGTGAGGGTGCGTTGCTGCTCTTCCTCTTCTCAGCCTCTGGCGCCATCGAGCACTACGTATTGCACCGTACACGTCGTGAGATCAGCGCATTGACACGCGCGGCTCCGAAGGTGGCCCGGGTGATGGGTGCAGATGGCAGCCTGCAAATGCGTCCTGTGGAGGCGTTGGTCATCGGTGACCAATTGCGGGTGCTGCCGGACGAATTGATTCCTGTCGATGGGACGCTGATGTCTGGTGAAACGGCCGTGGATGAGTCCAATGTCACCGGCGAGTCCGTGCCCATTGAAAAGACCAGCGGTGATACGCTGCTGGGGGGTACCCTGAATCTCTGGGGCTCCATCGCCCTGCGCGTGGACAAGGTCTCAGCGGAGAGCACGCTGCAGCGCATCATTGCTTTGATTGAGCAGGCAGAGCATTTGCGCGCACCGAGCCAGCGCTTCACGGATAAGTTTGGCACGGCGTACACACTCTCCGCCATGGGGTTGACGTTGGCCATGTTCTTCGTGTGGTCGCTTGCGCTGGGAGTGCGGCCTTTTGCGAATGAGCCCGGCGTGACCTCGGCCTTCTATCGTTCCATGACCCTGCTCGTGGTGATGTCTCCGTGTGCTCTCGCTCTCAGCATCCCCTCAGCAATCCTGGCGGCCATTGCTTGGGGAGCAAGGCATGGGCTTCTGTTTCGTGGCGGCGCTGCCGTGGAGAAGCTCGCCGAGGTGGACACCATCTGCATGGACAAGACTGGCACCCTCACGGAAGGAGCCATGCGGGTGCGTCAGGTGGAGAGCTTCCCGACTGGGCACGAGAATGACGTCGCTAGAATCGCTGTATCGCTCGACAGCCATTCGAATCATCCCATCTCACGTGCCATCAGCGAATATGGGAGGCGGCATGGGGTGAATCCGGAAACAGTCACGGACTTCCAGCGCATCTCCGGCATGGGCTTGCGTGGGAAGATTCAGGACGTCGTCTACTATGTCGGTCGTCGGGAGCTGTTGAGCCAGCCCCAGTTCCGCGAGTGGCTGCAACGAGTGCCAGATACGCCGCTCGCGGTGTCTGAAGTGTGGGTGCTGGGGCAGGGCGTAGTCGGGCGCATCTTGCTGGAGGATTCCATCCGCGAAGGCAGCCGATCCGTGCTGAGGCGGCTGAGGGAGCACGGCATCGAAAGCATGATGCTCACGGGAGATCGGCGTGCTGCAGCGGAGAGCGTCGCCAAGGAGTTGGGAGTCACCACGGTGCGTGCTGGACTTCATCCGGGTGATAAGGTTCGCATCATCCAGGAGCTGACCACACGAGGACGCAAGGTGGCGATGGTCGGCGACGGCGTGAATGACGCCCCCAGCCTGGCTGCCGCCCATGTGAGCGTTGCCATGGGAGCGCGCGGTAGCGATGCTGCCATGGAGCAGAGCGACATCGTATTGATGAATGACCGCATTGAGAAGCTGCTTACCGCGTTGGATCTGAGCCAGCGGGCGCGGCGCATCATCCGGCAGAATCTGGCCATCTCACTCGGCGCCATTGTGCTGGCCTCCCTTGCTTCTCTGGCGTCGCTGCTGCCGCTGACTTGGGGCGTGGTCGCACATGAGGGCAGCACCCTCATCGTGTGCCTGAACAGCCTGCGCCTCATCTTCTACAAGGAGGCGTCCCCTGAGAGTCGAGGTTG